ATTTTTTTATTTTCTTTAATACTAAATCATCATTATTGCTTATGTACTGATAGATAGTACTTAGCCTTTGTTGCCCATCAATGACTTGTTTTGTTGCTTGAATATTCTCAGTATCAATATTTCCATCTGCAAAATAGACTTCAGGGAATGGATATTGTCCTAATATTGTTTGTAAAAAATTTTCTTTATGTTTATTATTCCATACTAATTTTCTTTGAAATGATGGTTGTAGAATTAGTTTATTTTCATTCATATCTTGATAAAGATCAATAATTTTTTTATTTGTTGCAATTCCCGTTGTATTACTTTGTTGCATTTTTTATTTCCTTTCTCCATGTTCTTATATTGTTTTCATGATATTTTTTAAAAAAGTATTAATTTTTAAATATTGCTGCTGTTACTTTTCTTTTGTCATATTTTTTGTATGATATATTAGAAAAATAATCGAACCACTCGTTTTTCCCCTTATAATTAAATGGAAATAAATCTGGTCTTAGCCATCCTTTAAAAAAATACTCTAAAAATCTTCTATAATTAAGTTCCTCTTGATTACTTCTACTTTTTAATTTTATATTAAACTCAAATAATTTTTCCCAGTAGGTATCAAATAATTCTTCATCTATTATGGCAACATCAATGTCTGAATCATCTGAAATATCTTTAAATCTTTTACCTGGAGCAATACTAAATCCTAATTTTGAAGATCCGACTATAATTATATTTCTCATTGAATTTAGAGTAAAATGATTTCTAAGGTCTTGTAATAATTCATAATATCTTTCTTCGTTATTCTTAAAAATAATTGGAACACCAAAACAAATATATTTTTCGACAATAGATAAATCTGATATTTCTTTATTTTTTAAATCATTTTCCAATTTTTCTTTAATAGACATATTTAATCCTTGATAAATATTATTATTTTTTTATTATACAACGTTTACATAAAAAGACAAATTCCGACATATACTACTTTATCTCATTAAAAAGCACTTCATATTCTGAAGTGCTTTTATTTATTCTACTCAAACTCAATCGTTCCAGGTGGTTTACTCGTACAGTCGTACAGTACTCTGTTTACGTGGTCGACTTCGTTTACTATTCTTGTTGTTACTTTGTGAAGGACTTCCCAAGGAAGTTTTGCTGCTTCCGCTGTCATAAAGTCCGAAGTCATTACTGCTCTAAGTGCTATTGCATAGTCGTAAGTCCTAAAGTCACCCATTACACCTACCGAGCGCATATTTGTAAGTGCCGCAAAGTATTGTCCTAGGTCTTTGTCTATTCCTGCTTTTGCCACTTCTTCTCTGTAAATTGCATCTGCATCCTGAACTATCTTTACTTTTTCTTCGGTTACTTCTCCGATTATTCTAATGGCAAGTCCCGGTCCCGGGAATGGCTGACGCATTACCAAGTATTCCGGAATACCAAGTTCTTTTCCTGCTTTTCTAACTTCGTCTTTAAACAAATCTCTCAGAGGCTCAATGATTTCTTTAAAGTCTACGTAGTCGGGAAGTCCGCCTACGTTGTGATGTGATTTTATTACCGCACTTTTATCTAATCCGCTTTCCACAACATCAGGATATATAGTTCCCTGAACCAAGAAATCCACGGTTCCGATTTTTTTAGCTTCTTCTTCGAATACTCTTATAAATTCTTCACCAATGATTTTTCTTTTAGTTTCCGGGTCTGTTACGCCTGCAAGTTTATCGTAAAATCTCTGTTGTACATTAGCTCTTATAAAATTTAGATCGTATGGACCGTCGGGACCGAATACCGCTTCGACTTCATCACCTTCATTTTTACGAAGGAGACCATGGTCTACGAATACACATGTTAGTTGTTTGCCTACTGCCTTTGCTAACATTACTGCAGCAACGGAAGAGTCGACTCCTCCAGATAGTGCGCATAAAACTTTACCGTTTCCGACTTTTTCTTTTATATTCTTAATTGTATCCTCTACGAATGAATCCATTTTCCAGT
The DNA window shown above is from Anaerofustis stercorihominis DSM 17244 and carries:
- the guaA gene encoding glutamine-hydrolyzing GMP synthase, producing MSKKNELVIVLDFGGQYNQLIARRVRECNVYCEIKPYTISLEELKELNPKGIIFTGGPNSVYGEDSATYTKEVFEAGIPILGICYGSQLMAHKLGGTVETAPVSEYGHTEVELDTSSLLFEDIDEKNICWMSHTDYISKEPQGFKVTGKTPVCPVAAMENKDKNLYAVQFHPEVMHTKKGTKIISNFLYNICKCSGDWKMDSFVEDTIKNIKEKVGNGKVLCALSGGVDSSVAAVMLAKAVGKQLTCVFVDHGLLRKNEGDEVEAVFGPDGPYDLNFIRANVQQRFYDKLAGVTDPETKRKIIGEEFIRVFEEEAKKIGTVDFLVQGTIYPDVVESGLDKSAVIKSHHNVGGLPDYVDFKEIIEPLRDLFKDEVRKAGKELGIPEYLVMRQPFPGPGLAIRIIGEVTEEKVKIVQDADAIYREEVAKAGIDKDLGQYFAALTNMRSVGVMGDFRTYDYAIALRAVMTSDFMTAEAAKLPWEVLHKVTTRIVNEVDHVNRVLYDCTSKPPGTIEFE